The proteins below come from a single uncultured Fibrobacter sp. genomic window:
- the dxs gene encoding 1-deoxy-D-xylulose-5-phosphate synthase gives MDLKNIKSPQDIKHCSVEELYHLASQIRETIIGQVAKHGGHLASSLGVVELTLALHYVFNAPDDKIVWDVGHQAYVHKLLTGRFDRFETLRQQGGISGFLKRNESEYDCYGAGHATTSISAALGFAVARDHFKRKNSVVAVIGDGSMTGGMAYEAINNAGLSKQNMTIILNDNKMSIAPNVGNFSKYLNRVISDPVYNKMRSDLDRLMKRLPGILGSRFRDLFLQAENAAKTVVKPGRFFEDLGIRYFGPIDGHDINELIMLLQRVKEQPGPCLVHILTEKGRGLDAAVKNPTKWHGIGPFDPESGLPLAPGKPNPSLTHVFGNTLLELAKKDDRIIGITAAMPTGCGMDIVAKELPDRVIDVGIAEEHALTFASGLACDGVVPVVAIYSSFMQRAYDQIMHDIALQNLHVVMVLDRAGLVGADGPTHHGAFDLSFLRTVPGITILAPSNENELRDMVRAAIDMKGPVAIRYPRGTALEEHLKPAPETVDVKLPKVLEEGKDILLLGAGFMTNELKKTAAVLRENGKSATVVDARIIKPLDTEAYRKLFDAHKTIVTLEDNTLVGGFGSAVAELIADLGYTDKRLLRFGLPDHFVEQGEIPALFKLLKIDGESVAKQIMEKV, from the coding sequence ATGGACCTTAAGAATATCAAGTCCCCCCAGGACATAAAGCACTGCTCTGTCGAGGAGCTTTATCACCTGGCGTCGCAGATCCGCGAGACCATCATCGGTCAAGTGGCGAAGCATGGCGGTCACCTGGCATCTAGCCTGGGTGTGGTGGAACTGACGCTTGCCTTGCATTACGTGTTCAACGCTCCTGACGACAAAATCGTGTGGGACGTAGGACACCAAGCTTACGTGCACAAGCTTTTGACGGGACGTTTCGACCGTTTCGAGACGCTTCGCCAGCAGGGTGGCATTTCCGGATTCTTGAAGAGGAACGAAAGCGAGTACGACTGCTACGGCGCCGGACACGCGACGACCTCTATTTCTGCAGCCCTCGGCTTTGCCGTGGCGCGCGACCACTTCAAGCGCAAGAACAGCGTGGTCGCAGTCATCGGTGACGGCTCCATGACGGGCGGTATGGCTTACGAAGCCATCAACAACGCCGGTCTTTCGAAGCAGAACATGACCATCATCTTGAACGACAACAAGATGAGCATTGCTCCGAATGTGGGTAACTTCAGCAAGTACCTGAACCGCGTGATTTCGGACCCGGTCTACAACAAGATGCGTTCGGACTTGGACCGCCTGATGAAGCGCCTTCCGGGCATTTTGGGATCTCGTTTCCGTGACTTGTTCCTGCAGGCAGAAAATGCGGCGAAGACGGTGGTGAAGCCGGGCCGATTCTTTGAAGATCTCGGTATCCGTTACTTTGGCCCGATTGATGGTCATGACATTAACGAACTGATTATGCTGTTGCAGCGTGTCAAGGAACAGCCGGGCCCGTGCCTGGTGCATATCTTGACCGAAAAGGGACGTGGGCTTGATGCTGCGGTAAAGAACCCGACCAAGTGGCACGGCATTGGACCTTTCGATCCCGAAAGCGGACTTCCGCTTGCTCCGGGAAAACCGAACCCGTCTTTGACGCATGTGTTCGGAAACACGCTCCTTGAACTCGCGAAGAAGGACGACCGCATTATCGGCATTACCGCCGCTATGCCTACCGGTTGCGGTATGGACATTGTGGCCAAAGAACTTCCGGACCGCGTGATTGACGTGGGTATTGCCGAAGAACATGCGCTTACGTTTGCGTCGGGCCTTGCCTGCGACGGCGTGGTTCCGGTGGTCGCTATTTATTCGAGCTTTATGCAGCGCGCCTATGACCAGATTATGCACGACATTGCCTTGCAGAACTTGCATGTGGTGATGGTGCTTGACCGGGCGGGCCTGGTCGGAGCCGATGGCCCGACTCACCATGGCGCGTTCGACTTGTCATTCTTGCGCACGGTGCCGGGTATTACCATCTTGGCGCCGAGCAACGAAAACGAACTGCGCGACATGGTGCGCGCGGCTATCGACATGAAGGGACCTGTCGCAATCCGATATCCGCGCGGGACCGCACTGGAAGAACACCTGAAACCCGCTCCCGAAACCGTGGACGTGAAGCTCCCGAAGGTTCTGGAAGAAGGCAAGGATATCTTGCTCTTGGGTGCAGGCTTCATGACAAACGAACTGAAGAAGACGGCTGCCGTTCTCCGCGAAAACGGAAAGAGCGCCACAGTCGTGGATGCACGCATTATCAAGCCGCTGGATACCGAAGCTTACCGCAAGCTCTTTGACGCCCACAAGACGATCGTGACGCTCGAAGACAACACGCTGGTAGGCGGTTTCGGTTCTGCTGTGGCTGAACTCATTGCTGATCTCGGTTACACCGATAAGCGCCTGTTGCGCTTTGGCTTGCCGGATCATTTTGTGGAACAGGGCGAAATTCCTGCCTTGTTCAAGCTTTTGAAAATTGACGGAGAATCCGTCGCCAAACAAATCATGGAAAAAGTATGA
- a CDS encoding polyprenyl synthetase family protein, whose product METLEKEAAVALDYLSRISKEAEKKFDEFLPPVADRPERLHEAMRYSMFAGGKRLRPALVRAAFDMFGGKGESVDYAMSALEMLHTFSLIHDDLPCIDNDDFRRGKPTSHKQFGEATAVMAGDALCILAFELMGKTGNAKAIEVLAHLLGTYGMIGGEMIDIECEGKKVDLEIVDYIHYHKTAALIEASLEVGARLANASEDDIKIIRNYGRSIGLAFQIVDDILDIVSTTEELGKDAGSDIEKGKATYPALVGLDKSRERAHELYEESLKALDGLKCDTKILRSIAAFIITRVN is encoded by the coding sequence ATGGAAACCCTTGAAAAAGAAGCGGCTGTTGCCCTCGATTACCTGTCCCGCATCTCTAAGGAAGCGGAAAAGAAGTTTGATGAATTTTTGCCGCCCGTAGCCGACCGTCCGGAAAGGCTCCACGAGGCGATGCGTTATTCCATGTTTGCGGGCGGCAAGAGACTCCGTCCGGCACTTGTGCGTGCTGCATTTGACATGTTTGGCGGCAAGGGCGAATCGGTAGATTACGCCATGAGCGCCCTCGAAATGCTCCATACCTTCTCGCTCATTCATGACGACTTGCCCTGCATTGACAACGATGACTTTAGACGCGGTAAGCCCACGAGCCACAAGCAGTTCGGCGAAGCCACTGCCGTGATGGCTGGCGATGCCCTTTGCATTCTCGCTTTCGAATTGATGGGCAAGACCGGTAACGCGAAGGCAATTGAAGTCCTTGCTCACCTCTTGGGTACCTACGGCATGATCGGTGGCGAAATGATCGACATCGAATGCGAAGGCAAGAAGGTGGACCTGGAAATTGTCGATTACATCCATTACCACAAGACGGCGGCTTTGATTGAGGCCTCTTTGGAAGTGGGCGCCCGCCTTGCAAATGCAAGCGAAGACGACATTAAGATTATTCGCAACTACGGCCGTTCCATTGGCCTTGCGTTCCAGATTGTGGATGACATTCTGGACATTGTTTCTACGACCGAAGAACTGGGCAAGGATGCCGGTTCCGACATCGAAAAGGGTAAGGCGACATACCCGGCACTCGTGGGTCTCGACAAGTCCCGCGAGCGTGCGCATGAACTGTACGAGGAATCGCTCAAGGCCCTGGATGGCCTCAAGTGCGATACCAAGATCCTGCGCTCCATTGCCGCATTCATCATTACCAGGGTTAACTAA
- a CDS encoding carboxypeptidase-like regulatory domain-containing protein, whose product MRKSLFLLPLLSLSIAGLVACSNNKDDVAGGPGSITTNGLALIDGQPASYATVALRKVDYKEKSAGEVNALVIADSYADEKGNFKVEIPADGKYRLTVAHDGVAYSRVLTRNEFAEAGVSLKPDTVRLEPTAVLAGVVDVPEGSSTVWVGIVGTDVLVKTDESGWFALSSIPANDSLQLYFVNEDFDKSLGEKDLFVTPMESIMQDYREAVVPEDTTPEDTVEPEKLLQVLALLKDGTPATYATVALRAADAKVEDYAVQNSMVESELRTDKNGRFEMEWPDSGDYRLTVTKDGFAYSKVYKAKDLAKLDTLRLEATASISSKVTLRTGEEFLWVGVYGLDLLVKTNDAGSYVLPSVPAKDSLDIYFVIPDSANTLYAEWKAIADPYNTKFSNPVMVLQDFEDGIKSWYVNTDALFKGTTLTPMAKNVADGIVYDSTRKSKVFHGEYKLADDDYAWVLVGMTFEYEMNFSAIDSVVFYAKGDGNIRLSLENYINDNKSLKAATEWLPLTKDWQRISVNPAELCVGNAKTETCFTSWSGVKYLVKQLHIFPQDGTEFYIDDVTLYGALF is encoded by the coding sequence ATGAGAAAATCGCTCTTTCTTTTGCCTTTGCTCTCGCTGTCGATAGCGGGTTTGGTAGCCTGTTCCAACAATAAAGATGATGTGGCAGGTGGTCCGGGTAGTATTACTACGAACGGGCTTGCTCTTATTGATGGTCAGCCTGCATCTTATGCGACTGTGGCACTCCGTAAGGTGGACTATAAGGAAAAGTCCGCTGGCGAAGTGAATGCCCTTGTGATTGCGGATTCCTATGCCGACGAAAAGGGTAACTTCAAGGTTGAAATCCCTGCTGACGGCAAGTACCGCTTGACGGTCGCCCATGATGGCGTGGCTTACTCCAGAGTTTTGACCCGTAATGAATTTGCTGAAGCCGGTGTCTCGCTCAAGCCCGATACCGTGCGTCTCGAACCGACGGCTGTGCTTGCCGGTGTCGTAGATGTTCCTGAAGGATCGTCTACGGTTTGGGTCGGTATTGTGGGTACTGACGTCCTGGTGAAGACCGATGAATCCGGCTGGTTTGCGCTTTCGTCTATTCCGGCCAATGACTCCTTGCAGTTGTACTTCGTGAACGAAGACTTTGACAAGAGCCTGGGCGAAAAGGACCTCTTTGTAACCCCGATGGAATCGATTATGCAGGATTACCGCGAAGCCGTGGTTCCTGAAGATACGACTCCGGAAGATACGGTTGAACCTGAAAAACTGCTGCAAGTCTTGGCTTTGCTCAAGGATGGAACTCCGGCAACGTATGCGACGGTTGCCTTGCGTGCCGCCGATGCTAAGGTTGAAGATTATGCCGTGCAGAACTCGATGGTGGAATCTGAGCTGCGTACCGACAAGAATGGCCGTTTTGAAATGGAATGGCCTGACTCGGGCGACTACCGCTTGACGGTTACCAAGGACGGATTTGCGTACTCCAAGGTTTACAAGGCTAAGGACCTCGCCAAGCTTGACACGCTCCGCCTGGAAGCTACGGCCTCTATTTCGAGCAAAGTAACGCTCCGTACGGGTGAAGAATTCCTGTGGGTGGGCGTTTACGGCCTCGATCTGTTGGTCAAAACGAACGATGCTGGCTCTTATGTGTTGCCCAGCGTACCGGCGAAGGATTCGCTTGACATCTACTTTGTGATACCGGATAGTGCTAACACCCTTTATGCAGAATGGAAAGCTATTGCCGATCCGTACAACACCAAATTCTCTAACCCGGTTATGGTGCTGCAGGACTTTGAAGATGGTATCAAGAGCTGGTATGTGAATACGGATGCCCTTTTCAAGGGAACGACGCTCACGCCTATGGCCAAGAATGTGGCTGACGGCATTGTGTACGATTCGACTCGCAAGTCCAAGGTGTTCCATGGTGAATACAAGCTTGCCGATGACGATTACGCCTGGGTACTTGTCGGAATGACTTTCGAATATGAGATGAATTTCTCTGCGATCGATTCCGTGGTGTTCTACGCCAAGGGTGACGGAAATATTCGCCTTTCGCTTGAAAACTACATCAACGATAACAAGAGCTTGAAGGCTGCTACCGAATGGTTGCCGCTCACCAAAGACTGGCAGCGCATTAGCGTGAATCCGGCTGAACTCTGCGTCGGAAATGCGAAGACCGAAACCTGCTTTACTTCTTGGAGCGGGGTGAAGTACTTGGTCAAGCAGCTCCATATTTTCCCGCAGGACGGCACCGAATTCTACATCGACGATGTGACGCTTTACGGCGCCTTGTTCTAG
- a CDS encoding GGDEF domain-containing protein produces MSRILEKIYVLFRMNILIFVLLAITVIALFAHQNGLDVIEPLYLHDYPYIIAETDSADGGASAVKLSRTDSSIIVDYELKEGYAYPYVGVKIFLGDGKTRGKDLSRFDSIFVWVKPRGEGTVRLYMRGYDSTFSRPDDELSLKFNEIEFFPLEETYPAVFVPQEFRVASWWVAQNGINVHNARVDLSNIPLIEIQTGTNAPLGYGTLEIKGLCFKGKKISKAELSTALVALWFITFFVILMIRFFDYSRERTASKKKREELEKNLRALEIEKSEYEKSSKEDPLTGCLNRAGFSSVLMREQENLSKNDSPVSFVILDIDHFKHVNDTYGHMVGDEVLVNLAKLIQSKIRNTDALVRWGGEEFVILCGDTPIQNAQFLAEKLRMAIENSQLIKQQKITCSFGIAEMIAGEDPKRLFERADKALYASKENGRNRVTSATFRHTR; encoded by the coding sequence ATGTCTAGGATACTTGAGAAGATATACGTTCTGTTCAGGATGAACATTCTGATTTTCGTGCTTTTGGCAATCACCGTCATTGCACTTTTTGCGCATCAGAATGGCCTAGATGTTATTGAACCTTTGTACCTGCATGATTATCCGTATATCATTGCCGAAACGGATTCTGCGGATGGCGGTGCGTCGGCTGTAAAGCTTTCCCGTACCGACTCTTCCATTATCGTGGACTACGAACTGAAGGAAGGCTACGCCTACCCGTATGTGGGCGTCAAGATTTTCTTGGGTGACGGCAAGACTCGCGGTAAGGATCTTTCCAGGTTCGATAGCATTTTTGTGTGGGTGAAGCCCCGTGGTGAAGGAACCGTTCGTCTCTACATGCGCGGCTACGACAGCACGTTCTCCCGCCCCGATGACGAACTTTCCCTTAAGTTCAACGAAATTGAATTCTTCCCGCTGGAAGAAACTTACCCGGCCGTGTTTGTTCCGCAGGAATTCCGCGTGGCTAGCTGGTGGGTGGCCCAGAACGGTATTAACGTCCATAACGCAAGGGTTGACCTTTCGAACATTCCGCTGATTGAAATCCAAACGGGTACGAACGCTCCGCTTGGCTACGGAACGCTTGAAATCAAGGGCCTCTGCTTCAAGGGCAAGAAGATTTCGAAGGCTGAACTTTCGACGGCACTTGTGGCCCTCTGGTTCATTACCTTCTTCGTGATTTTGATGATCCGCTTCTTTGACTACAGCCGCGAACGTACGGCAAGCAAGAAGAAGCGCGAAGAACTCGAAAAGAACTTGCGCGCTCTCGAAATCGAGAAGAGCGAATACGAAAAGTCCAGCAAGGAAGACCCGCTTACGGGTTGCTTGAACCGTGCCGGCTTTAGCAGCGTGCTCATGCGCGAACAAGAGAATTTGAGCAAGAACGACAGTCCGGTGTCGTTCGTGATTCTGGATATCGACCACTTCAAGCATGTGAACGATACTTACGGCCACATGGTGGGTGACGAAGTCCTGGTGAACCTCGCGAAGCTTATCCAGAGCAAGATTCGTAATACCGACGCCCTGGTGCGTTGGGGTGGCGAAGAATTCGTGATTCTGTGCGGCGACACGCCGATCCAGAATGCCCAGTTCCTTGCTGAAAAGCTCCGCATGGCGATTGAAAATTCGCAGCTGATCAAGCAGCAGAAAATTACCTGCTCCTTCGGTATTGCTGAAATGATTGCCGGTGAAGACCCGAAGCGCTTGTTCGAACGCGCTGACAAGGCCCTTTACGCCTCTAAGGAAAATGGCCGTAACCGTGTAACGAGCGCAACTTTCCGTCATACCCGGTAG
- a CDS encoding LysR family transcriptional regulator — protein MELTHLKYFLEVARTEHVTQSAKTLCIVQPALTHALHKLEDELGVKLFKTQGRNIKLTEIGEFFYKKVKPLYEDIEALPAQLRAMENEQSATLNLNVLAASTFVTNAVILYKQNDPDLRFNLVQNEETTLYDICVRTYANYKASAQKYSSDDEESFVCSENIFLAVPNTSQYRKRDSISLKELQETNFIGLYGSKQLRNICNEYCERVGFKTHIIFESDNALAVKDAIASGIGVGFWPEYSWGRINNRRIRLLKITDAEFKRDIVITLRRNKQDNSRSERFFRFLTGLLKRTEKRKKPIR, from the coding sequence ATGGAACTTACGCATTTGAAATATTTCTTGGAGGTGGCCCGCACGGAGCATGTCACGCAAAGTGCGAAAACCCTATGTATTGTGCAGCCTGCGCTTACGCATGCTCTTCATAAACTTGAAGACGAACTTGGTGTCAAACTCTTCAAGACTCAGGGCCGAAACATCAAATTAACAGAAATCGGGGAATTTTTTTATAAGAAAGTAAAGCCTCTTTACGAAGATATCGAAGCGCTCCCGGCACAGCTCCGTGCCATGGAAAATGAACAATCGGCAACCTTAAACTTGAATGTGCTTGCGGCTTCGACGTTCGTGACCAATGCCGTTATCTTATATAAGCAAAACGATCCTGACTTGCGATTCAACCTGGTGCAGAACGAAGAAACAACGCTTTATGACATCTGCGTTCGTACGTATGCAAACTACAAGGCGTCTGCGCAAAAATACAGTTCCGACGATGAAGAAAGTTTTGTCTGCTCCGAAAACATTTTCTTGGCTGTGCCGAATACATCGCAGTACCGCAAGCGCGACAGCATCAGCCTCAAGGAATTGCAAGAGACGAACTTTATCGGGCTCTATGGTTCCAAGCAATTGCGCAATATTTGTAACGAGTATTGTGAACGAGTCGGGTTCAAGACGCATATCATTTTTGAAAGCGATAATGCACTCGCTGTAAAAGATGCTATTGCTAGCGGAATCGGTGTGGGGTTCTGGCCAGAATATTCGTGGGGGCGAATCAACAACCGCCGTATCCGTCTTTTGAAAATCACTGATGCCGAATTTAAGCGTGATATTGTGATTACGCTGCGCCGGAACAAGCAGGATAATTCACGATCTGAAAGATTTTTCCGTTTTTTGACGGGCTTATTGAAAAGGACCGAGAAACGTAAGAAACCGATAAGGTGA
- a CDS encoding GDSL-type esterase/lipase family protein — MDQFSKNLLFSGRWEHGKEYSRTSAPAAMVQFKAAAKSLEFELEGEARFRVDEDGKEIAVFTTNARNVYKVKTTAGAGSHLYRLIKISESNPGGVHLYRVATDKSGKFEEPPKPSNRRIEFIGDSFTVGFGDEGQNGQDESLVFEKTNASKSFAFLIADGYKADFQVNAFSGRGLVRNYDNIVPEWPIPRLYDFTVPGEAPGDLANGVSEQSIRYDFNSFHPQVIVLFIGINDFQGNPPYAKHDAFKKAYAELLDKLRKAHPGVKFLLLSTKVWPNDDLTPTVKAVYDAQKAAGKSDLEFMTLTTANVGLLGHPDIHSHEDMAKAVRPLIGRLGRWLSR, encoded by the coding sequence GTGGATCAGTTTTCTAAGAACCTGTTGTTCAGCGGTCGCTGGGAACATGGAAAGGAATATAGCCGTACCAGTGCCCCGGCAGCCATGGTGCAGTTCAAGGCCGCGGCAAAGTCGCTGGAATTTGAACTGGAAGGCGAAGCCAGATTCCGTGTTGACGAAGACGGAAAAGAGATTGCCGTGTTTACAACAAATGCACGGAATGTGTATAAAGTAAAAACGACCGCCGGTGCAGGTTCGCACCTTTATCGCCTGATAAAAATCAGCGAAAGCAATCCGGGAGGCGTTCACCTATACAGAGTCGCCACCGACAAATCGGGCAAGTTTGAAGAACCTCCCAAACCGAGCAACCGCCGCATTGAATTCATTGGCGACTCGTTTACCGTGGGCTTTGGCGACGAAGGCCAAAATGGTCAGGACGAATCCTTGGTGTTCGAAAAGACGAACGCTTCCAAGAGTTTCGCGTTCCTGATTGCCGATGGTTACAAGGCTGATTTCCAGGTGAATGCCTTTAGCGGGCGAGGCCTTGTGCGCAATTACGACAACATCGTGCCGGAATGGCCGATTCCGCGTTTGTATGACTTTACTGTACCGGGCGAAGCTCCGGGGGATCTTGCAAATGGCGTTTCCGAGCAGTCCATCCGTTACGATTTTAACTCTTTCCATCCGCAGGTCATAGTCCTTTTCATCGGAATCAACGATTTCCAGGGGAACCCGCCCTACGCAAAGCACGACGCCTTCAAGAAGGCCTACGCCGAACTTCTCGATAAGCTCCGTAAGGCCCATCCGGGTGTCAAGTTCCTGCTTTTGTCGACCAAGGTGTGGCCTAACGATGACTTGACCCCGACAGTGAAGGCGGTTTACGACGCCCAAAAGGCTGCCGGTAAGTCCGATTTGGAATTCATGACGCTCACGACGGCGAATGTCGGACTTCTGGGACACCCCGACATACATTCGCACGAAGACATGGCGAAGGCAGTTCGACCCCTGATTGGGCGCCTCGGAAGGTGGCTTTCCCGCTAG
- a CDS encoding RNA methyltransferase, which yields MSEENKNRTVKMTLDRKFGVSEKPERRPRRDDDREERGGREGRSFDRGERKFGDRKPFGDRGDRREGRFDRERRPRRDGDDRGSFGGREGRRPFGERGRFGGDRRPRREFASAGAPIYRQRPEEQKEEVEEVLDEAALEARVAQAEASEDSNFNPPWYKKLLALTTEKGREREGKFLGEGVHVVQELVSNHRELVMGVYVTEAFNDEALIEQINEAEIRLNVLTDEQMKRLSSTMTTQGVIAVARIASKKPVYESSRSVITLVDAVQDPGNLGTIFRTSLGFGSDGMILGRGTVSPFNPKVVRGSSGTFLRVPFEFDVDLVDQINFLRSKGYTIIATDLHAKQSLRQIPQNKLRKMAFLVGNEGAGTNPYFIELADETVKIPMSSELESLNVAVAHGILSYEAAQIQEDLK from the coding sequence ATGAGCGAAGAAAATAAAAACCGCACCGTAAAGATGACTCTGGACCGTAAGTTCGGAGTGAGCGAAAAGCCTGAACGTCGTCCGCGCCGTGACGATGACCGCGAAGAACGCGGTGGCCGTGAAGGTCGTTCTTTCGACCGTGGCGAACGTAAGTTTGGCGACAGGAAGCCTTTTGGTGATCGTGGCGATCGCCGCGAAGGTCGCTTTGACCGTGAACGCCGTCCGCGCCGCGACGGTGATGACCGTGGCTCCTTCGGAGGCCGCGAAGGTCGCCGTCCGTTTGGTGAACGTGGCCGCTTTGGTGGCGACCGTCGCCCGCGCCGCGAATTCGCTTCTGCAGGTGCTCCGATTTACCGCCAACGCCCCGAAGAACAGAAGGAAGAAGTCGAAGAAGTATTGGACGAAGCCGCACTCGAAGCACGCGTGGCTCAGGCCGAAGCCAGCGAAGATTCTAACTTCAACCCGCCTTGGTACAAGAAGCTTTTGGCCCTTACGACTGAAAAGGGCCGCGAACGCGAAGGCAAGTTCCTTGGCGAAGGCGTGCATGTGGTGCAGGAACTCGTGAGCAATCACCGCGAACTCGTGATGGGCGTCTATGTGACCGAAGCCTTTAACGACGAAGCCCTGATTGAACAGATTAACGAAGCCGAAATCAGACTGAACGTGCTCACCGACGAACAGATGAAGCGTCTATCTTCGACCATGACCACGCAGGGCGTGATTGCCGTTGCCCGCATTGCAAGCAAGAAGCCGGTTTATGAATCGAGCCGCAGTGTGATTACGCTTGTGGACGCCGTGCAGGATCCGGGTAACCTCGGAACGATTTTCCGCACGAGCCTCGGCTTTGGCTCTGACGGTATGATTCTTGGCCGCGGCACCGTGAGCCCGTTCAACCCGAAGGTGGTGCGCGGTTCCTCGGGAACCTTCCTCCGCGTGCCTTTCGAATTTGATGTGGATCTCGTTGACCAGATTAACTTCTTGCGCAGCAAGGGTTACACCATCATTGCAACTGACTTGCACGCCAAGCAGTCCCTGCGCCAGATTCCGCAGAACAAGCTTCGCAAGATGGCGTTCCTCGTGGGTAACGAAGGCGCCGGTACCAACCCGTACTTCATTGAACTCGCCGACGAAACGGTGAAGATCCCGATGAGCAGCGAACTCGAATCCTTGAACGTCGCTGTCGCTCATGGTATCCTTAGCTACGAAGCCGCCCAGATTCAAGAGGACCTTAAGTAA
- a CDS encoding TIGR02147 family protein, with protein sequence MKKIFEYTDYREWLRDAFEDFKQRKTVISWRYMAMKMGADPGNLLRVSQGKIHLPLSLIKPAAEFFELEGKEADYWAEMVYFGRAKTDADALQHYERMQALKGVSLKLLQKKELEFYRHWYYNAIRSVIGICKFKDDYQGLAESCTPNITEKEARDAVKLLADLNMISTDRDGYWKVNDTFVSTGGNWRSQAVRAFQHETIRLADESLDRHQPFLRDISTVTMTFCMDDIQLLREKINAFREDLLRLSQEGTDDDTVFQLNIQMFPLAFTKPLKEKEKEK encoded by the coding sequence ATGAAGAAGATTTTTGAATATACGGACTATCGCGAATGGTTGAGGGATGCTTTTGAGGATTTTAAGCAGCGTAAGACTGTTATTTCGTGGCGTTACATGGCCATGAAGATGGGCGCTGATCCTGGCAACCTCCTTCGCGTATCGCAGGGCAAGATCCACTTGCCCCTTAGTCTGATTAAGCCCGCAGCAGAATTCTTCGAACTTGAAGGTAAAGAAGCCGATTATTGGGCTGAAATGGTGTATTTCGGCCGCGCCAAGACTGACGCCGACGCTTTGCAACACTATGAACGCATGCAGGCCCTGAAGGGTGTTTCTCTTAAGTTGTTGCAAAAGAAGGAACTGGAATTCTACCGTCATTGGTATTACAACGCAATTCGTTCGGTGATTGGCATTTGCAAGTTCAAGGATGACTACCAGGGTCTTGCTGAAAGCTGCACCCCGAACATTACCGAAAAAGAAGCCCGTGACGCCGTGAAATTGCTCGCGGACCTCAACATGATTTCTACCGACCGCGACGGCTACTGGAAGGTGAACGACACCTTTGTATCCACGGGGGGAAACTGGCGTTCTCAGGCTGTGCGTGCATTCCAGCACGAAACAATTCGCCTTGCCGACGAATCCCTGGACAGGCACCAGCCGTTCCTTAGGGACATTAGCACGGTCACGATGACTTTTTGCATGGATGATATCCAGCTCCTGCGCGAAAAGATTAACGCTTTCCGTGAAGATTTACTACGTTTATCTCAAGAAGGGACGGATGACGATACTGTATTCCAGTTGAACATCCAGATGTTCCCCTTGGCATTTACCAAACCTCTAAAGGAAAAGGAGAAAGAAAAATGA
- a CDS encoding cytochrome c yields MKLARLASTGILALAAYGMLLGASAFAENGKPAETKPAVQKPEPGSPGDTLTREDARMALLVYKLLDKDGKIKGANIERGKKLFMQNCRPCHGDDGRRFNFSLYYEKPAFIGDRAREEMPTFWHQINFGDKERGMEAYIDEFTLQELIDIAGFAQTLP; encoded by the coding sequence ATGAAACTTGCTCGGTTGGCATCTACAGGGATATTGGCCTTGGCAGCTTACGGTATGCTGCTCGGGGCCTCTGCATTTGCCGAAAACGGCAAGCCGGCCGAAACGAAACCGGCAGTGCAAAAACCCGAACCGGGCTCCCCCGGCGACACGCTCACGCGCGAAGACGCCCGCATGGCACTCCTTGTGTACAAACTGCTTGACAAGGACGGAAAAATCAAGGGCGCAAACATTGAACGCGGCAAAAAACTATTCATGCAAAACTGCAGGCCCTGCCACGGCGACGACGGCCGGCGCTTCAACTTTTCGCTCTATTACGAAAAGCCCGCCTTTATTGGTGACCGCGCACGCGAAGAAATGCCCACCTTCTGGCACCAGATAAACTTTGGCGACAAAGAACGCGGCATGGAAGCCTACATCGACGAGTTCACGTTACAGGAACTCATCGATATTGCAGGCTTTGCACAAACGCTGCCGTAA